The following are encoded in a window of Arthrobacter woluwensis genomic DNA:
- a CDS encoding carbon-nitrogen hydrolase family protein, which translates to MLIALAQIHSGADLAGNLASVREFTARAADAGARLIVFPEATMRAFGNPLHDIAQPLDGPWAREVEGIAHEYGITIIAGMFTPGAEPAGDARPKVRNTLLVTGPEVSASYTKIHLYDAFGFAESDTVEPGDVAVTFELDGVTFGLSTCYDVRFPALFTANALAGATVQIVCASWGPGPGKVEQWELLTRARALDTTSYLLACGQADPASIGVENPKSLPTGVGHSGVVNPFGQDVARADGAVQMLFAELDPDMVRRAREALPVLANRVEF; encoded by the coding sequence ATGCTCATCGCTCTCGCCCAGATCCACAGCGGCGCCGATCTCGCCGGCAATCTCGCGTCGGTCCGTGAGTTCACCGCCCGGGCAGCCGATGCCGGAGCGCGACTGATCGTGTTCCCGGAAGCGACGATGCGCGCATTCGGCAATCCTCTTCACGACATCGCCCAGCCGCTGGACGGTCCCTGGGCCCGCGAGGTGGAGGGAATCGCCCACGAGTACGGCATCACCATCATCGCCGGCATGTTCACCCCGGGCGCCGAGCCCGCAGGCGACGCCCGGCCCAAGGTCCGCAACACTCTGCTGGTGACGGGGCCTGAAGTCTCCGCCTCCTACACGAAGATCCACCTCTACGACGCCTTCGGCTTCGCGGAGTCGGACACGGTCGAGCCGGGCGACGTGGCTGTGACGTTCGAACTCGACGGCGTGACCTTCGGCCTGTCCACCTGCTACGACGTCCGGTTCCCCGCCTTGTTCACCGCGAATGCCCTGGCCGGCGCCACCGTGCAGATCGTCTGCGCTTCCTGGGGACCCGGCCCGGGGAAGGTCGAACAGTGGGAGCTACTCACCCGTGCCCGCGCACTCGACACCACGAGCTACCTGCTCGCCTGCGGTCAGGCCGATCCTGCCTCCATCGGTGTGGAGAATCCGAAGAGTCTTCCCACCGGCGTGGGACACTCCGGCGTCGTGAATCCGTTCGGACAGGATGTGGCGCGCGCCGACGGCGCCGTCCAGATGCTCTTCGCCGAGCTCGACCCCGACATGGTCCGCCGCGCCAGGGAGGCCCTTCCGGTGCTCGCCAACCGCGTGGAGTTCTGA
- the tyrS gene encoding tyrosine--tRNA ligase: MSETIEGPALAKQKNDSAFANVWQELKWRGLVHVSTDEAELEKLLAGEPVTYYCGFDPTAPSLHLGNLVQLLVMRRLQLAGHKPLALVGGSTGLIGDPRQTAERVLNTRETVAEWVEKLQAQVSRFLSFEGENTARLVNNLDWTAPLSAIDFLREVGKHFRVGTMIKKDIVASRLNSDEGISYTEFSYQILQGMDYLELNRAYGCVLQTGGSDQWGNLTSGTELIRKVEGRSVHALGTPLITNSDGTKFGKSEGNAIWLDGDMCSPYTFYQFWLNTADADVVDRLKVFTFLSRAEIEELAVSVAERPFAREAQRRLAWEVTGLVHGVEATEKVIAASAAVFGNGDLSVLDEATLLAVSSELASATVPADGLAVVDLLLATELVKSKSDARRTITEGGAYVNNVKVTDVDFVVPAEDLLHGKYLLLRRGKKNLASVTVA; this comes from the coding sequence CTGAGCGAAACCATCGAGGGCCCCGCCCTCGCCAAGCAGAAGAACGATTCCGCCTTTGCTAACGTCTGGCAGGAGCTGAAGTGGCGTGGCCTGGTCCACGTGTCCACGGATGAGGCGGAACTGGAGAAACTCCTCGCCGGCGAGCCTGTGACCTACTATTGCGGCTTCGATCCCACGGCGCCGTCCCTGCACCTCGGCAACCTGGTGCAGCTCCTGGTGATGCGCCGCCTCCAGCTGGCCGGCCACAAACCGCTGGCGCTGGTCGGCGGTTCCACGGGCCTGATCGGTGATCCGCGTCAGACGGCCGAGCGGGTGCTCAACACCCGCGAGACCGTGGCCGAGTGGGTGGAGAAGCTCCAGGCGCAGGTCTCGCGCTTCCTCTCCTTCGAGGGGGAGAACACCGCGCGCCTGGTGAACAATCTGGACTGGACCGCGCCGCTGTCCGCGATCGACTTCCTGCGCGAGGTGGGCAAGCACTTCCGCGTGGGCACGATGATCAAGAAGGACATCGTCGCGAGCCGCCTGAACTCCGATGAGGGCATCAGCTACACGGAGTTCAGCTACCAGATCCTCCAGGGCATGGACTACCTCGAACTGAACCGCGCCTACGGCTGTGTCTTGCAGACCGGCGGCAGCGACCAGTGGGGCAACCTGACCAGCGGCACCGAGCTGATCCGCAAGGTGGAGGGCCGCAGCGTGCACGCGCTGGGCACCCCGCTGATCACCAACTCGGACGGCACCAAGTTCGGCAAGAGCGAAGGCAACGCCATCTGGCTGGACGGCGACATGTGCTCGCCCTACACCTTCTACCAGTTCTGGCTGAACACCGCCGACGCCGATGTGGTGGACCGCCTGAAGGTGTTCACCTTCCTGAGCCGTGCGGAGATCGAGGAGCTGGCCGTGTCCGTGGCGGAGCGTCCGTTCGCCCGTGAGGCGCAGCGCCGCCTGGCGTGGGAGGTCACCGGCCTGGTGCACGGTGTCGAGGCGACCGAGAAGGTCATCGCGGCATCCGCCGCCGTGTTCGGCAACGGCGACCTGTCGGTGCTGGATGAGGCGACGCTCCTGGCGGTGTCGTCGGAACTGGCCTCCGCGACCGTGCCGGCCGACGGCCTGGCCGTGGTGGATCTCCTGCTCGCGACCGAGCTGGTGAAGTCCAAGTCCGATGCCCGCCGCACCATCACCGAGGGTGGTGCCTACGTCAACAACGTCAAGGTGACGGATGTGGACTTCGTGGTGCCGGCCGAGGATCTGCTGCACGGCAAGTACCTGCTGCTGCGCCGCGGCAAGAAGAACCTCGCGAGCGTCACGGTCGCCTGA
- a CDS encoding HelD family protein, whose amino-acid sequence MLEAELARERDYVHGLYHRLDELREEKRGQLARVRRGGPVGSMQNVSERDAFAALYEDRLAQLDAVEDRLVFGRLDLDDGEAQYIGRIGLSTEDLQRLMVDWRAPEAGHFYQATAFDRQGVRRRRHLILSGRDLKAMEDDVLDPGMLGEQTGHQGEGALLAALNSKRTGQMSDIVSTIQAEQDRIIRSSMSGALVVQGGPGTGKTAVALHRAAYLLYTHRERLKSAGVLLVGPSTSFMKYIERVLPSLGETGVVMASLGKLMPGIDAVPETDPQVAALKGRLAMAIVVANAVAQRQRTFRSPRTLEVEGYRLTLSPKQVSRAREKARQTGKPHNEARGTFVKILLRELTEQLTEKVLAANPGNSADRSYLAEDVRSSHDVRVALNLAWMPMTPEKLLSELFSRPDILKACTPGFTEAERRLLLRPADAPWTEADVPLLDEAAELLGDYDVHAGRNAALAEQERQRDVENAKATLRNMEHMGIDPLFTAEELAERNAEQHHRLSAADRARGDRNWAYGHVVVDEAQELSHMQWRLLARRCPLKSFTIVGDIAQTSSAAGALSWASALTPEFGDHWRLEELTVNYRTPSQIAEAAVRMANAAGQIVSAPKAVREGRWAPQIDRVSASDVVPHLVRAVPEELTMLDGGLLAVISGPRHRAAAEAALRAEYGGRVGTGSGSYDQDIVVISPQEAKGLEFDGVVILEPQELLDEADGRVGDLYVAMTRPTQRLRLIASGPIPEGIEKA is encoded by the coding sequence ATGCTCGAGGCTGAGCTGGCGCGTGAACGGGACTATGTCCACGGCCTGTACCACCGGCTGGATGAACTCCGCGAAGAGAAGCGCGGGCAGCTCGCCCGCGTGCGCCGGGGCGGACCCGTGGGGAGCATGCAGAATGTGTCCGAGCGGGACGCGTTCGCCGCGCTGTATGAGGACCGGCTGGCGCAACTGGACGCGGTCGAGGACCGGCTCGTGTTCGGTCGCCTGGACCTCGACGACGGCGAGGCCCAGTACATCGGCCGTATCGGCCTGTCCACCGAGGACCTGCAGCGCCTCATGGTCGACTGGCGTGCCCCCGAGGCCGGACATTTCTATCAGGCCACGGCGTTCGACCGGCAGGGGGTGCGCCGCCGTCGTCATCTGATCCTGTCCGGCCGCGACCTCAAGGCGATGGAGGACGACGTCCTGGACCCCGGCATGCTGGGGGAGCAGACCGGCCATCAGGGTGAGGGCGCCCTGCTCGCCGCTCTGAACTCGAAGCGCACCGGACAGATGTCCGACATCGTCAGCACCATCCAGGCCGAGCAGGACCGCATCATCCGCAGCTCGATGTCCGGGGCGCTCGTGGTCCAGGGCGGTCCCGGCACGGGCAAGACGGCCGTGGCCCTGCACCGTGCCGCGTATCTCCTGTACACGCACCGCGAGCGGCTGAAGTCCGCCGGTGTGCTGCTCGTCGGCCCCAGCACGTCGTTCATGAAGTACATCGAACGCGTGCTGCCCTCCCTGGGTGAGACCGGCGTGGTCATGGCCAGCCTCGGCAAGCTCATGCCCGGCATCGACGCCGTCCCCGAGACCGATCCGCAGGTGGCGGCCCTCAAGGGACGTCTCGCCATGGCGATCGTGGTCGCCAACGCGGTGGCGCAGCGTCAGCGCACGTTCCGCTCCCCGCGGACCCTCGAGGTGGAGGGATACCGCCTGACCCTGAGTCCCAAGCAGGTCTCCCGCGCCCGGGAGAAGGCCCGCCAGACCGGCAAGCCGCACAACGAGGCGCGGGGGACGTTCGTCAAGATCCTGCTGCGCGAACTCACGGAGCAGCTCACCGAGAAGGTCCTGGCCGCCAATCCGGGCAACAGCGCGGACCGTTCGTACCTGGCGGAGGACGTCCGGTCGTCCCACGACGTCCGGGTGGCGCTGAACCTCGCCTGGATGCCGATGACACCGGAGAAGCTCCTGTCCGAGCTCTTCTCCCGTCCGGACATCCTGAAGGCCTGCACTCCGGGGTTCACCGAGGCGGAGCGCCGGCTGCTGCTCCGCCCGGCCGACGCCCCCTGGACGGAGGCGGACGTGCCGCTCCTGGATGAGGCCGCCGAGCTCCTGGGCGACTACGACGTCCATGCCGGCCGCAACGCCGCCCTCGCGGAGCAGGAACGTCAGCGCGACGTGGAGAACGCCAAGGCGACCCTGCGGAACATGGAGCACATGGGCATCGACCCGCTGTTCACCGCCGAGGAGCTCGCGGAGCGGAACGCCGAGCAGCACCACCGGCTGAGCGCCGCCGACCGTGCGCGCGGGGACCGCAACTGGGCCTACGGCCATGTGGTCGTGGACGAGGCGCAGGAGCTCTCGCACATGCAGTGGCGCCTGCTGGCCCGCCGCTGCCCGCTCAAGTCGTTCACGATCGTGGGCGACATCGCTCAGACCAGCTCCGCCGCGGGCGCGCTGTCCTGGGCGTCCGCGCTGACCCCCGAGTTCGGTGATCACTGGCGCCTGGAGGAACTCACGGTCAACTACCGCACCCCGTCGCAGATCGCCGAGGCCGCGGTCCGGATGGCGAATGCCGCCGGTCAGATCGTCTCCGCCCCGAAGGCGGTCCGGGAGGGCCGCTGGGCGCCGCAGATCGACCGGGTGTCCGCGTCCGACGTCGTGCCCCACCTGGTGCGCGCCGTCCCCGAAGAGCTGACGATGCTCGACGGCGGCCTGCTCGCCGTCATCAGCGGCCCCCGCCACCGCGCGGCGGCCGAGGCGGCCCTGCGCGCCGAGTACGGCGGCCGCGTCGGCACGGGGTCGGGCAGCTACGACCAGGACATCGTGGTGATCAGTCCGCAGGAGGCGAAGGGCCTCGAATTCGACGGTGTCGTCATCCTCGAACCCCAGGAACTCCTGGACGAGGCTGACGGACGCGTGGGTGATCTGTACGTCGCCATGACCCGGCCCACCCAGCGCCTCCGCCTGATCGCGTCCGGGCCCATCCCGGAGGGCATCGAGAAGGCCTGA
- a CDS encoding adenine phosphoribosyltransferase, translated as MEGVPETAHESAIALLDRLCAVIPDYPEPGIVFRDLTPVFADGEGFRTVVDALIEPYAGRFDVVAGVEARGFLLAAAAAYASGKGVVAVRKAGKLPRETFAQEYALEYGTATLEIHRDDLAPGTRVLLLDDVLATGGTLAAAHELFGRAGVEVTGIGVVMELDGLPGRDRLAAAGIDLDLVHALQKV; from the coding sequence ATGGAGGGCGTGCCTGAAACAGCCCATGAATCCGCCATCGCCCTTCTCGACCGGCTCTGCGCCGTCATCCCGGATTACCCGGAACCCGGCATCGTCTTCCGCGACCTGACCCCGGTCTTCGCCGACGGCGAGGGCTTCCGCACCGTGGTCGACGCTCTGATCGAACCGTACGCGGGCCGTTTCGACGTCGTGGCCGGTGTGGAGGCCCGTGGGTTCCTGCTCGCCGCCGCGGCAGCGTACGCCTCCGGCAAGGGTGTCGTCGCCGTGCGCAAGGCGGGCAAGCTCCCGCGGGAGACGTTCGCACAGGAGTACGCGCTCGAATACGGCACGGCCACGCTGGAGATCCACCGGGATGACCTCGCTCCCGGCACCCGCGTCCTCCTGCTCGACGACGTCCTCGCCACCGGTGGCACGCTCGCCGCCGCGCATGAACTCTTCGGCCGCGCCGGCGTGGAGGTCACGGGGATCGGCGTCGTCATGGAGCTCGACGGCCTTCCCGGCCGGGACCGCCTGGCCGCGGCCGGCATCGATCTGGACCTCGTGCACGCCCTCCAGAAGGTCTGA
- a CDS encoding DNA-3-methyladenine glycosylase: MIESADVTREEDFLSPAEVRDLLSGDPVDLAPRLLGSVISHTTPDGTVAIRLTELEAYRGERDSDFPDPGAHSFRGKTARNAAMFGPPAHLYCYFTYGMHYCANLVCGPEGRASGILMRAGVVVEGAALAESRRPAARKESELARGPARLATCLALTTADTGADLLAPPLNLQVPRSALTGDGVDGLTVLAGPRVGVSGAGGSLEYPWRFWLDGEPSVSVYRPAKAR; the protein is encoded by the coding sequence ATGATCGAGTCGGCTGACGTGACACGTGAAGAGGACTTCCTGAGCCCCGCGGAGGTCCGTGATCTGCTGAGCGGGGATCCCGTGGACCTGGCGCCCCGGTTGCTCGGCTCGGTGATCAGCCACACCACGCCGGACGGCACGGTCGCGATCCGGCTGACCGAGCTGGAGGCGTACCGCGGTGAGCGGGACTCGGATTTCCCTGATCCGGGAGCGCACAGCTTCCGCGGCAAGACGGCGCGGAACGCCGCCATGTTCGGCCCGCCCGCACATCTGTACTGCTACTTCACCTATGGGATGCACTATTGCGCCAACCTCGTGTGTGGGCCGGAGGGCAGGGCCTCCGGGATCCTGATGCGTGCCGGGGTCGTGGTGGAAGGCGCCGCGCTCGCCGAGAGCCGCCGGCCCGCCGCCCGCAAGGAGAGCGAACTCGCCCGCGGACCGGCCCGGCTGGCCACCTGTCTGGCCCTGACGACGGCGGACACGGGCGCGGATCTGCTCGCGCCGCCCCTGAACCTCCAGGTGCCGCGGAGCGCGCTGACGGGTGACGGCGTGGACGGTCTGACGGTGCTCGCGGGCCCACGGGTCGGCGTCTCCGGCGCCGGCGGCAGCCTGGAGTACCCCTGGCGGTTCTGGCTCGACGGCGAACCGAGCGTCTCCGTCTACCGCCCGGCCAAAGCCCGCTGA
- a CDS encoding AlkA N-terminal domain-containing protein, with product MDFWQRYRAIDTRDARFDGQFYTAVKSTGIYCRPSCPARTPKPENVEFFETSAAAHESGYRACKRCLPEAVPGTPAWNIRSDVAARAMRLINDGLVDDGGVPALAGRLGYSTRQLGRILSQELGAGPLALARAARAQTARQLLVSTGMSLADVAFAAGFNSVRQFNETISAVFDKTPGQLRATANGRRDPVDAPAGTLTLRLPYREPFDPGVFRFLEARAIPGVEIADGTSYERALALPHGVAHFRVSATGRGYLELQVHSVNLKDLHRLITRVRRLFDLDADPQAIDAALAADPRLAASVAEVPGLRLPGALDPQEMLVRAMVGQQITVSAARTALAGLSVCGERFEAPAPGSTAAEASPHPEARITRLFPAPSSLAEHVPELLRGPARRTASLQAAAAAMASGELEFGFGDTPETLAAALLPQAGIGPWTVGYLSMRILGAPDIFLAGDAAVRNGIRALGGDAGDPTFTAASPWRSYATLHLWRLAALPRATTTSTPANPERKAPHHG from the coding sequence ATGGACTTCTGGCAGCGCTATCGGGCGATCGACACGAGGGACGCCCGTTTCGACGGGCAGTTCTACACGGCCGTCAAGAGCACGGGCATCTACTGCCGTCCCTCCTGCCCGGCCCGCACCCCCAAACCGGAGAACGTCGAGTTCTTCGAAACCTCCGCCGCAGCGCATGAATCCGGCTACCGCGCCTGCAAGCGCTGCCTTCCCGAGGCGGTGCCGGGCACCCCCGCCTGGAACATCCGCTCGGACGTCGCGGCGCGGGCCATGCGCCTCATCAACGACGGCCTGGTGGACGACGGCGGCGTCCCCGCACTGGCCGGCCGGCTCGGCTACTCGACGCGGCAGCTCGGCCGGATCCTGAGCCAGGAGCTCGGCGCCGGCCCGCTGGCCCTCGCCCGCGCGGCCCGCGCCCAGACGGCCCGGCAGCTCCTCGTCTCGACGGGGATGAGCCTGGCCGACGTGGCGTTCGCCGCCGGTTTCAACAGTGTCCGGCAGTTCAACGAGACCATCTCCGCCGTGTTCGACAAGACGCCCGGTCAGCTCCGGGCCACCGCGAACGGACGCCGAGACCCGGTGGACGCCCCGGCGGGCACGCTGACGCTGCGCCTGCCCTACAGGGAACCGTTCGACCCCGGGGTGTTCCGTTTCCTGGAGGCCCGCGCGATCCCGGGGGTGGAGATCGCTGACGGGACGTCCTACGAGCGCGCCCTCGCGCTGCCGCACGGGGTGGCGCATTTCCGGGTGTCCGCCACCGGCCGGGGGTATCTGGAACTGCAGGTCCACTCCGTGAATCTGAAGGACCTCCACCGCCTTATCACCCGGGTCCGGCGGCTCTTCGACCTCGACGCGGACCCCCAGGCCATCGACGCGGCTCTCGCGGCGGACCCCCGCCTGGCGGCGTCCGTGGCGGAGGTCCCGGGGCTCCGTCTGCCGGGCGCCCTCGATCCGCAGGAGATGCTCGTGCGGGCCATGGTCGGTCAGCAGATCACCGTGTCCGCGGCCCGGACGGCCCTGGCGGGCCTCTCCGTCTGCGGCGAGCGGTTCGAGGCTCCCGCGCCCGGGTCCACCGCGGCTGAGGCGAGTCCCCACCCGGAGGCACGGATCACGCGGCTGTTCCCGGCGCCGTCGTCGCTCGCGGAGCATGTTCCGGAGCTGCTGCGCGGACCCGCCCGCCGGACGGCATCGCTGCAGGCGGCGGCCGCGGCCATGGCCTCCGGGGAGCTGGAATTCGGCTTCGGCGACACTCCGGAGACGCTCGCGGCGGCGCTGCTGCCGCAGGCGGGCATCGGGCCCTGGACGGTCGGGTACCTCTCGATGAGGATCCTCGGAGCGCCGGACATCTTCCTGGCCGGGGATGCCGCGGTCCGCAACGGGATCCGCGCGCTCGGCGGCGACGCCGGAGATCCCACGTTCACCGCCGCCTCCCCCTGGCGCTCGTACGCCACCCTGCACCTCTGGCGCCTGGCGGCCCTGCCGCGCGCCACCACCACGTCAACGCCCGCGAACCCCGAGAGGAAAGCACCGCATCATGGCTGA
- a CDS encoding methylated-DNA--[protein]-cysteine S-methyltransferase yields the protein MMADYTTLTTPDGPFTVIGQDGAVLASGWTADLDELLPQVHASLRPAELRRTGSLGALTDAVLAYYDGELTAPMTVPVHQKSGPFREHAWNVLREVAAGSPLTYAGYALAAGNPQAVRAAASACAFNAAALFVPCHRIVRTDGTLGGFRWGLPVKESLLAREAAAA from the coding sequence ATCATGGCTGACTACACCACCCTCACCACGCCCGACGGCCCCTTCACCGTGATCGGCCAGGACGGCGCGGTCCTCGCGTCGGGCTGGACCGCCGACCTCGACGAGCTGCTCCCCCAGGTGCACGCGAGCCTGCGGCCCGCGGAACTGCGCCGGACGGGCAGCCTCGGTGCGCTGACGGATGCCGTGCTGGCGTATTACGACGGCGAGCTGACCGCGCCGATGACCGTGCCCGTGCACCAGAAGTCCGGCCCGTTCCGCGAACACGCCTGGAATGTCCTGCGGGAGGTCGCGGCGGGCAGCCCCTTGACCTATGCCGGCTACGCCCTGGCCGCGGGGAACCCCCAAGCCGTGCGGGCTGCGGCCAGCGCTTGCGCGTTCAATGCGGCGGCGCTGTTCGTCCCGTGCCACCGGATCGTCCGGACCGACGGTACCCTGGGCGGGTTCCGCTGGGGTCTTCCGGTCAAGGAGAGCCTGCTGGCCCGCGAAGCCGCGGCGGCCTGA
- a CDS encoding maleylpyruvate isomerase family mycothiol-dependent enzyme: protein MSQITSGSSDHASADDSLLRDLRSAADLVNKLAASLDDEAVKAPSVLPGWTRGHVLAHLMGISEAMARQVEYAKRGERIDLYDGGYEGRTARIELAAGHTAEEHRDDVRAATTRALDALGSLEPQEWDLPISYRDGVVRDGAFALWRELTIHGTDLGLDYGPETWSKPFCLHLLDFLAARVPEGRHLVIQPLGLPPRTLGHGGDGVVVSGMLTDIAAWLAGREPSLSSLRASAAADDVDLPELLPWPSGVPATK from the coding sequence ATGAGCCAGATCACTTCCGGGTCCTCGGACCACGCCTCCGCCGATGACTCCCTGCTCCGCGATCTCCGGTCCGCCGCGGACCTGGTGAACAAGCTGGCGGCCTCCCTCGACGATGAGGCTGTGAAGGCGCCGTCGGTCCTCCCCGGCTGGACCCGGGGCCACGTCCTGGCCCATCTCATGGGCATCAGCGAGGCGATGGCGCGGCAGGTCGAGTACGCGAAGCGCGGCGAGCGGATCGATCTGTACGACGGCGGCTACGAGGGCCGCACGGCGCGTATCGAGCTCGCCGCGGGCCACACCGCCGAGGAGCACCGCGACGACGTCCGGGCCGCGACGACGCGCGCCCTGGACGCCCTCGGCAGCCTGGAACCGCAGGAGTGGGACCTCCCCATCAGCTACCGGGACGGCGTGGTGCGGGACGGCGCCTTCGCGCTCTGGCGGGAGCTCACCATCCACGGCACCGATCTCGGTCTGGACTACGGCCCGGAGACCTGGTCCAAGCCCTTCTGCTTGCATCTGCTGGACTTCCTTGCCGCCCGCGTCCCGGAGGGCCGGCACCTCGTGATTCAGCCCCTCGGATTGCCGCCCCGGACGCTCGGCCACGGGGGCGATGGCGTGGTGGTGAGCGGCATGCTCACGGACATCGCCGCGTGGCTGGCGGGACGGGAACCGAGCCTGTCGTCGCTGCGCGCCTCCGCCGCCGCCGACGACGTCGACCTGCCGGAGCTGCTGCCCTGGCCGTCCGGCGTCCCGGCGACGAAGTAG
- the argH gene encoding argininosuccinate lyase codes for MSSETHGTNEGALWGARFAGAPADALAALSKSTHFDWRLARYDIAGSKAHARVLHKAGLLDDAELDGMLAALTQLDEDVASGAYVAAESDEDVHGSLERGLLERAGTHLGGKLRAGRSRNDQIATLGRMFLRDHARIIAARVLDVVDALVAQSKAHPEVAMPGRTHLQHAQPVLLSHHLLAHAWALLRDVQRLQDWDKRAGVSPYGSGALAGSSLGLDPEAVAAELGFYSAVHNSIDGTASRDVFAEFAWVAAMIGVDISRISEEVILWATKEFSFVTLDDAYSTGSSIMPQKKNPDVAELARGKAGRLIGDLTGLLATLKGLPLAYNRDLQEDKEPVFDAADTLELLLPAVSGMIATLGFNTERMQSLAPQGFALATDVAEWLVRQGVPFREAHELSGAAVKQAESRGVELWDLTDEEYAAISPQLTPEVRSVLSTEGSLASRSAQGGTAPSAVARQLEALEAELSEARSFVA; via the coding sequence ATGAGCTCCGAGACCCACGGCACGAACGAGGGCGCCCTCTGGGGTGCGCGCTTCGCCGGCGCCCCGGCGGACGCACTCGCCGCGCTGAGCAAGTCCACGCACTTCGACTGGCGTCTGGCGCGGTACGACATCGCCGGCTCCAAGGCGCACGCCCGCGTGCTCCACAAGGCGGGCCTGCTCGACGACGCCGAACTGGACGGCATGCTGGCCGCCCTCACGCAGCTGGATGAGGACGTCGCGAGCGGCGCCTACGTCGCGGCCGAGAGCGACGAGGACGTGCACGGCTCCCTGGAACGCGGCCTGCTCGAGCGCGCCGGCACCCACCTGGGTGGCAAGCTCCGCGCCGGCCGGTCCCGCAACGACCAGATCGCCACGCTGGGACGCATGTTCCTGCGCGACCACGCCCGGATCATCGCCGCGCGTGTGCTGGACGTGGTGGACGCCCTCGTGGCGCAGTCCAAGGCCCACCCCGAGGTCGCCATGCCGGGCCGCACGCACCTGCAGCACGCGCAGCCGGTCCTCCTGAGCCACCACCTCCTGGCCCACGCCTGGGCCCTTCTGCGCGATGTGCAGCGGCTCCAGGACTGGGACAAGCGTGCGGGCGTCTCGCCGTACGGCTCCGGCGCCTTGGCGGGCTCCTCGCTGGGTCTGGACCCGGAGGCCGTCGCGGCGGAGCTCGGCTTCTACTCGGCGGTGCACAACTCGATCGACGGCACGGCCTCCCGTGACGTCTTCGCGGAGTTCGCCTGGGTCGCAGCCATGATCGGCGTGGACATCTCACGGATCTCGGAGGAGGTCATCCTCTGGGCCACCAAGGAGTTCTCCTTCGTCACGCTGGATGACGCCTACTCCACGGGCTCGTCCATCATGCCGCAGAAGAAGAACCCGGACGTCGCCGAGCTGGCGCGTGGCAAGGCCGGCCGCCTCATCGGCGATCTGACCGGGCTGCTCGCCACGCTCAAGGGCCTGCCCCTCGCGTACAACCGGGATCTGCAGGAGGACAAGGAGCCCGTCTTCGACGCCGCGGACACCCTCGAACTGCTGCTGCCGGCCGTGTCCGGCATGATCGCCACGCTCGGGTTCAACACCGAGCGCATGCAGTCGCTCGCACCGCAGGGCTTCGCGCTCGCCACCGATGTGGCGGAGTGGCTGGTCCGGCAGGGCGTGCCGTTCCGGGAGGCTCACGAGCTCTCCGGCGCGGCCGTCAAGCAGGCCGAGAGCCGCGGCGTCGAGCTGTGGGACCTGACGGACGAGGAGTATGCGGCCATCTCCCCGCAGCTGACTCCCGAGGTCCGCAGCGTGCTCTCGACGGAGGGCTCGCTCGCCAGTCGCAGCGCTCAGGGCGGCACCGCGCCGTCCGCCGTCGCACGTCAGCTTGAGGCGCTTGAAGCCGAGCTGAGCGAGGCGCGGTCGTTCGTGGCCTAG